A part of Curtobacterium sp. MCLR17_036 genomic DNA contains:
- a CDS encoding extracellular solute-binding protein, protein MKRRTRILAGLAAVAVAAAGLAGCSSSGSASSNTIKIAYQKFGAFQQLDAQMQVVKKQYEKDNPGKKVELVPIQAQENDYYTKLALMNKAPATAPDVMYEDTFLVKADAEAGYLLPLDQYTAKWDEWDQFYDNAKQAGQGDDGKVYGIPMGTDTRALWYNKDIFAKAGLPVPWKPKTWDDVLSAAKTIKEQQPDVIPFNIYSGKPQGEASTMQGFEMLLYGADGEGNTLYKDKKWVTGSKQFQDSLQFIEDVYQGGLGPTPQQALDTNIGTTITQTWLPKGKLAIDLDGSWQSGTWLKSGTAPWADWDEVMGQAPMPTQNGQAPGYNSMSGGWTLAVGKNSKNPQAAFDFITTFLNKEGSLKYDIENSQIAVRKDVAEDPSYDASNPTFKFFSGLVENTNFRPATSDYSQVSNAIQVAMESVMTGQQSPAQAAKAYDDAVVGVVGKENTVSG, encoded by the coding sequence ATGAAACGCCGCACCCGAATCCTCGCCGGCCTCGCCGCCGTGGCAGTCGCCGCAGCCGGCCTGGCAGGCTGCTCGAGCTCGGGGTCCGCCTCGAGCAACACCATCAAGATCGCCTACCAGAAGTTCGGCGCCTTCCAGCAGCTCGACGCCCAGATGCAGGTCGTCAAGAAGCAGTACGAGAAGGACAACCCGGGCAAGAAGGTCGAACTCGTGCCGATCCAGGCACAGGAGAACGACTACTACACGAAGCTCGCGCTCATGAACAAGGCACCGGCGACCGCGCCGGACGTCATGTACGAGGACACCTTCCTGGTGAAGGCCGACGCCGAGGCCGGGTACCTGCTGCCGCTCGACCAGTACACGGCCAAGTGGGACGAGTGGGACCAGTTCTACGACAACGCCAAGCAGGCCGGCCAGGGTGACGACGGCAAGGTCTACGGGATCCCGATGGGCACCGACACCCGAGCGCTCTGGTACAACAAGGACATCTTCGCCAAGGCCGGGCTCCCCGTGCCGTGGAAGCCGAAGACCTGGGACGACGTCCTGTCCGCGGCGAAGACCATCAAGGAGCAGCAGCCGGACGTCATCCCGTTCAACATCTACTCGGGCAAGCCGCAGGGCGAGGCCTCGACGATGCAGGGCTTCGAGATGCTGCTCTACGGGGCCGACGGCGAGGGGAACACGCTCTACAAGGACAAGAAGTGGGTCACGGGCTCGAAGCAGTTCCAGGACTCGCTGCAGTTCATCGAGGACGTCTACCAGGGCGGCCTCGGCCCGACACCGCAGCAGGCCCTCGACACGAACATCGGCACCACGATCACGCAGACGTGGCTGCCGAAGGGCAAGCTCGCGATCGACCTCGACGGGTCGTGGCAGTCCGGCACGTGGTTGAAGTCCGGCACCGCCCCGTGGGCTGACTGGGACGAGGTCATGGGCCAGGCGCCGATGCCGACGCAGAACGGCCAGGCCCCCGGGTACAACAGCATGTCCGGTGGCTGGACCCTGGCCGTCGGCAAGAACTCGAAGAACCCGCAGGCCGCGTTCGACTTCATCACGACCTTCCTCAACAAGGAGGGCTCGCTCAAGTACGACATCGAGAACAGCCAGATCGCGGTCCGCAAGGACGTCGCCGAGGACCCGTCGTACGACGCGTCGAACCCGACGTTCAAGTTCTTCTCCGGGCTCGTGGAGAACACGAACTTCCGCCCGGCGACGAGTGACTACTCGCAGGTCTCCAACGCGATCCAGGTCGCGATGGAGTCCGTGATGACCGGGCAGCAGTCGCCGGCACAGGCGGCGAAGGCCTACGACGACGCGGTCGTCGGCGTGGTCGGCAAGGAGAACACGGTCTCCGGGTAG
- a CDS encoding glycoside hydrolase family 38 C-terminal domain-containing protein, whose protein sequence is MHKDEPLVEARIARLVRDRVDPAVLRRSAPVTIEAWEVPGEPVPFTAAVRETYTPFTVGSAWGGRPWGTTWFRVTGTVPEDFGTAPGTTAELRVDLGFTKRHPGFQAEGLAYRPDGSTIKGIEPRNDTVPLEVGPGGSFELYVEAGANPDIGGDSFQGRTPLGSRSTAGDRPIYRVRALEVVERDDTVWELQQDLWVLRGLMAELPTDGTRGADVLHALELAADALDPDDVAGTAADARAVLAPVLAVPASAAAHRAIAVGHAHIDSAWLWPVRETVRKCARTFSNVLDLMDRDPDFTFACSSAQQYAWIRDGYPSIWARIKQRVAEGRWIPVGGMWVESDTNLPGGEALARQFVAGKRFFLEEFGIDTPEAWLPDSFGYSGALPQIVRAAGSKWFVTQKPSWNETNVIPHTSFHWEGIDGSRILTHLPPADTYNSDVSAADLHRGERNNKERGVANTSMLLYGFGDGGGGPTREMVAAARRQHDLDGSPRVQLGTPAQVFEELERVLPEPGVWSGEMYLEFHRGTYTSQIRTKQGNRRSEHLLREAELWAATAAVRLGAEYPYEELEAAWHTVLLQQFHDILPGSSIAWVYENAEENYARIAEVLEGLIGDATTALANGGATALAGVGASSSTAAGGSGGSGLLDAPSGADAVGGTGSSGNVVRFNASPVAAGGATALGGSLGEEPRPVPPVRNGDHFVFDTGVVTATVDAAGHVVSLVDRASGRDAIAPGAAGAEYTVFRDTPNQWEAWDIDRAYQRNGTVLAASSVAIEGSALVVERSFGSSTLTTRYSAVEGQPELTVETEVDWHEHQKLLKLAFPVDVRASSASSEIQFGHIDRPTHQNTSWDHARFETSAHRWVHVAEPGFGVAVANDSTYGHDVTRSTRPDGGTTTLVRESLLRGPTFPDPDADQGHHVFRTVLRVGASVLDAADSGYRLNLPVRTVSGSTPVEPLVTVSSPQVLVEAVKLAEDRSGDVVVRLYEASGGRATDVGVSFGFDAASVTAVDLLERTLGDSWDAGEPVVLTLRPFEIVTLRVRRG, encoded by the coding sequence ATGCACAAGGACGAACCGCTCGTCGAGGCCCGCATCGCCCGCCTCGTCCGCGACCGCGTCGACCCCGCCGTCCTGCGGCGCTCGGCACCGGTGACGATCGAGGCCTGGGAGGTGCCGGGCGAACCGGTGCCGTTCACGGCCGCGGTGCGCGAGACGTACACGCCGTTCACGGTGGGGAGCGCCTGGGGCGGCCGCCCGTGGGGGACCACCTGGTTCCGGGTCACCGGCACCGTGCCCGAGGACTTCGGCACCGCACCCGGCACCACCGCCGAACTGCGCGTCGACCTCGGCTTCACGAAGCGCCACCCGGGGTTCCAGGCCGAGGGGCTCGCCTACCGCCCGGACGGCTCCACGATCAAGGGCATCGAGCCGCGCAACGACACCGTGCCCCTCGAAGTCGGCCCCGGCGGGTCGTTCGAGCTCTACGTCGAGGCCGGTGCGAACCCGGACATCGGCGGCGACTCGTTCCAGGGGCGGACCCCGCTCGGCTCCCGGTCCACCGCCGGCGACCGGCCGATCTACCGGGTGCGCGCGCTCGAGGTCGTCGAGCGCGACGACACCGTGTGGGAACTGCAGCAGGACCTCTGGGTCCTCCGCGGGCTGATGGCGGAGCTTCCGACCGACGGGACCCGCGGCGCGGACGTCCTGCACGCGCTCGAGCTCGCCGCCGACGCCCTCGACCCGGACGACGTCGCCGGCACCGCGGCCGACGCCCGCGCGGTCCTCGCACCCGTGCTCGCCGTGCCCGCGAGCGCCGCCGCACACCGCGCGATCGCCGTCGGCCACGCACACATCGACTCCGCCTGGCTCTGGCCGGTGCGCGAGACGGTGCGCAAGTGCGCGCGCACCTTCTCGAACGTGCTCGACCTGATGGACCGCGACCCGGACTTCACCTTCGCGTGCTCGTCGGCGCAGCAGTACGCCTGGATCCGTGACGGGTACCCGTCCATCTGGGCACGCATCAAGCAGCGGGTGGCCGAGGGCCGGTGGATCCCGGTCGGCGGCATGTGGGTCGAGTCCGACACGAACCTGCCCGGTGGCGAGGCCCTCGCCCGGCAGTTCGTCGCCGGCAAGCGGTTCTTCCTCGAGGAGTTCGGCATCGACACCCCGGAGGCCTGGCTGCCCGACTCGTTCGGCTACTCGGGCGCCCTGCCGCAGATCGTCCGCGCCGCCGGCTCGAAGTGGTTCGTCACCCAGAAGCCGTCGTGGAACGAGACGAACGTCATCCCGCACACGTCCTTCCACTGGGAGGGCATCGACGGCTCGCGCATCCTGACGCACCTGCCGCCGGCGGACACCTACAACTCGGACGTCTCCGCCGCCGACCTGCACCGCGGCGAGCGGAACAACAAGGAGCGCGGCGTCGCGAACACCTCGATGCTGCTCTACGGCTTCGGCGACGGCGGCGGCGGCCCCACCCGCGAGATGGTCGCGGCCGCCCGACGCCAGCACGACCTGGACGGCTCGCCCCGCGTCCAGCTCGGCACGCCGGCCCAGGTCTTCGAGGAGCTCGAGCGCGTGCTGCCGGAACCCGGCGTGTGGTCGGGGGAGATGTACCTCGAGTTCCACCGCGGCACCTACACGTCGCAGATCCGCACGAAGCAGGGCAACCGCCGCTCCGAGCACCTGCTGCGCGAGGCCGAGCTCTGGGCGGCGACCGCGGCCGTGCGACTCGGCGCGGAGTACCCGTACGAGGAACTCGAGGCGGCCTGGCACACCGTCCTGCTGCAGCAGTTCCACGACATCCTGCCGGGGTCCTCGATCGCCTGGGTCTACGAGAACGCCGAGGAGAACTACGCACGGATCGCCGAGGTCCTCGAGGGGCTGATCGGCGACGCGACGACCGCGCTCGCGAACGGCGGGGCCACGGCGCTCGCCGGCGTGGGTGCGTCGTCGTCGACGGCCGCAGGCGGGAGCGGTGGCAGCGGGTTGCTCGACGCGCCGTCCGGCGCCGACGCCGTCGGCGGCACCGGCTCGTCCGGGAACGTCGTGCGCTTCAACGCCTCGCCGGTCGCGGCGGGGGGCGCAACCGCCCTGGGAGGTTCGCTCGGCGAGGAGCCGCGACCCGTGCCTCCCGTCCGGAACGGCGACCACTTCGTCTTCGACACCGGCGTCGTGACGGCGACCGTCGACGCGGCCGGCCACGTCGTGTCGCTCGTCGACCGCGCCAGCGGTCGCGACGCGATCGCACCGGGCGCGGCCGGAGCCGAGTACACGGTGTTCCGCGACACCCCGAACCAGTGGGAGGCGTGGGACATCGACCGCGCCTACCAGCGCAACGGCACCGTGCTGGCGGCCTCGTCGGTCGCGATCGAGGGCTCCGCGCTCGTGGTCGAACGGTCCTTCGGGTCGTCGACGCTCACGACCCGGTACTCCGCCGTCGAGGGCCAGCCCGAGCTGACCGTCGAGACCGAGGTCGACTGGCACGAGCACCAGAAGCTGCTGAAGCTCGCGTTCCCCGTCGACGTCCGGGCGTCGTCGGCCTCGAGCGAGATCCAGTTCGGGCACATCGACCGGCCGACCCACCAGAACACCTCGTGGGACCACGCCCGCTTCGAGACCTCGGCGCACCGCTGGGTGCACGTCGCCGAGCCGGGGTTCGGCGTCGCGGTGGCGAACGACTCGACCTACGGCCACGACGTCACCCGCTCCACGCGGCCCGACGGCGGGACCACGACGCTCGTGCGCGAGTCGCTGCTGCGCGGGCCGACGTTCCCGGACCCGGACGCCGACCAGGGGCACCACGTGTTCCGCACGGTGCTGCGCGTCGGGGCGTCCGTGCTCGACGCGGCGGACTCGGGCTACCGGCTCAACCTGCCGGTGCGGACCGTGTCCGGCTCCACACCCGTCGAGCCGCTCGTCACGGTGTCGTCGCCGCAGGTGCTCGTCGAGGCCGTCAAGCTCGCCGAGGACCGCTCGGGCGACGTGGTCGTGCGCCTGTACGAGGCCTCGGGCGGCCGGGCGACCGACGTCGGGGTGTCGTTCGGGTTCGACGCGGCCTCGGTGACCGCGGTGGACCTGCTCGAGCGGACGCTCGGCGACTCGTGGGACGCCGGCGAGCCGGTCGTGCTGACGCTCCGCCCGTTCGAGATCGTGACGCTGCGGGTGCGCCGGGGCTGA
- a CDS encoding sugar ABC transporter permease has protein sequence MVLLVVFLLGPVISSFYGSFTNSALTGAGAADQQFVGLQNYLELFRDPDFPKSVVLTVVFLLASAVVGQNVLGLGLALLMRTANRAVRAIVGTFVVAAWVLPEIVASFAAYAFFNDEGTLNAFLASIGISGPNWLYTYPMLAVILANIWRGTAFSMLVYSAAVQEVPEEITESAEVDGATGWQRLVYITLPVIRRSISTNLMLTTLQTLSVFTLIYVMTAGGPGTNSSTLPILAYQEAFKFSQLGFGTAIATILLVVGAVFSIVYIRALKPEVD, from the coding sequence ATGGTCCTGCTCGTCGTGTTCCTGCTCGGCCCCGTCATCTCGTCGTTCTACGGGTCGTTCACGAACTCGGCGCTCACCGGCGCCGGCGCCGCCGACCAGCAGTTCGTCGGCCTGCAGAACTACCTCGAGCTGTTCCGCGACCCGGACTTCCCGAAGTCCGTCGTCCTCACCGTCGTGTTCCTGCTCGCCTCGGCCGTCGTCGGTCAGAACGTGCTCGGCCTCGGGCTCGCGCTCCTCATGCGCACCGCGAACCGGGCGGTCCGTGCGATCGTCGGCACGTTCGTCGTCGCCGCTTGGGTGCTGCCGGAGATCGTCGCCTCGTTCGCCGCCTACGCGTTCTTCAACGACGAGGGGACGCTCAACGCGTTCCTCGCGTCGATCGGCATCTCCGGCCCGAACTGGCTGTACACGTACCCGATGCTCGCGGTGATCCTGGCGAACATCTGGCGCGGCACCGCGTTCTCGATGCTCGTGTACTCCGCCGCCGTGCAGGAGGTCCCCGAGGAGATCACCGAGTCCGCCGAGGTGGACGGCGCCACCGGGTGGCAACGGCTCGTCTACATCACGCTGCCCGTCATCCGCCGGAGCATCTCGACCAACCTCATGCTGACGACGCTGCAGACGTTGTCGGTGTTCACCCTCATCTACGTGATGACGGCCGGCGGCCCCGGCACGAACTCGTCGACCCTGCCGATCCTGGCGTACCAGGAGGCGTTCAAGTTCTCGCAGCTCGGCTTCGGGACCGCGATCGCGACCATCCTGCTCGTGGTGGGGGCGGTCTTCTCGATCGTCTACATCCGGGCGCTCAAGCCGGAGGTGGACTGA
- a CDS encoding carbohydrate ABC transporter permease, which yields MAITADRPVPNATRSVTAPGSLHMTSPRGRTMRWVSNVVLLVIAVCFAVPLLWLVLAAFDSAASLSVKLPASFTLDNFTKVLTPELSFIPLANSLLLSGGTAVVTVVVALLAAYPLSRYKMRVNKPFLYGILFGTGLPITAMMVPVYSLFVSLNLIDNVWGCIFFLAATSLPMAIWMAKNFMDSVPISLEEAAWTDGASMMTTLTRIVIPLMRPGIAVVFIFVFIQAWGNFFVPFVLLLSPDKVPAAVSIFNFFGQYGAVAYGQLAAFSIIYSVPVIALYVIVSRGLGGGNALAGGIKG from the coding sequence ATGGCGATCACCGCCGACCGTCCCGTACCCAACGCCACGCGGTCGGTGACCGCACCGGGCTCGCTGCACATGACCTCGCCGCGGGGTCGGACCATGCGGTGGGTGTCGAACGTCGTGCTGCTCGTCATCGCGGTGTGCTTCGCGGTGCCGTTGCTCTGGCTCGTCCTGGCCGCCTTCGACTCCGCGGCCTCGCTGTCGGTGAAGCTGCCCGCGTCGTTCACCCTCGACAACTTCACGAAGGTGCTCACGCCGGAGCTGTCGTTCATCCCGCTCGCGAACAGCCTGCTGCTCTCCGGCGGCACGGCGGTCGTGACGGTGGTGGTCGCGCTCCTCGCCGCCTACCCGCTGTCCCGCTACAAGATGCGCGTCAACAAGCCGTTCCTGTACGGGATCCTGTTCGGCACCGGGCTGCCGATCACCGCGATGATGGTGCCGGTCTACAGCCTGTTCGTGTCGCTCAACCTCATCGACAACGTGTGGGGCTGCATCTTCTTCCTCGCCGCGACCAGCCTGCCGATGGCGATCTGGATGGCGAAGAACTTCATGGACTCGGTGCCGATCTCGCTCGAGGAAGCAGCGTGGACCGACGGCGCCTCGATGATGACGACCCTGACCCGCATCGTCATCCCGCTCATGCGGCCGGGCATCGCGGTGGTGTTCATCTTCGTGTTCATCCAGGCCTGGGGGAACTTCTTCGTCCCCTTCGTCCTGCTGCTCTCGCCCGACAAGGTGCCCGCCGCGGTGAGCATCTTCAACTTCTTCGGGCAGTACGGCGCCGTCGCCTACGGGCAGCTCGCGGCGTTCTCGATCATCTACTCCGTGCCCGTCATCGCCCTCTACGTGATCGTGTCCAGGGGCCTCGGCGGCGGCAACGCGCTCGCCGGCGGCATCAAGGGCTGA
- a CDS encoding lamin tail domain-containing protein, which yields MRVPALRPPTMRPSTLRPSTLRATAALVAALIAAAGIGVASPAVAAVGADDPSVGAAAANGLVVNEVESNGDDTDWVELANTSAAAIDLSGYAFLDDDGKHEAYVLPSGSTIAAGGYFVIDGLSATAPGFDFGLGGKDTVRVYDTAGDLVLRYSWTAHAAVTWGRCPDGTGPLVDTTASTKGAPNDCSSPVRINEVESQGGTPGDWVELTNVGTTTVDLGGYVLRDSEDDHTYAIPAGTTVAPGGFTVLDEADFVFGLGKADAVRLADPAGAIADEYRWSEHAATTYGRNPDGTGEFAVTAEPTKGAANRFAGVVTAEAWPGGPDETVLDDEDTFSGDLSGLDWTTSSTSGDGQLWAVQNGDGLLYHLASDGEGGWAPTNTAGTDLRYADGTGTPDAEGVTVTADDPGAVYVSTERDNDVSSTSRPAVLRYATTDGAETVLRATDEWDLAADFPGLGANAGLEGVTWVPDAWLTEHAFTDEHTGAAYAPATYPGHGEGLFFVGVEGTASVYAYALMEDGAFQRVATIATPFAVVADVQFDPTVDALWVVCDEVCSGRTALFAVTDGAFAATTLYEAPADADRTLANEGFAISGVCTDRGRATFYADDNDTDGFSLRTGTYPCEGGTEPTPEPTPDPTPGPGTDPTPGPGTDPTPGPGTDPTPGPGTDPTPVPTPEPTPGPGVDPTPGPGVDPTPAPTPVPPVDGITPPVVPVAPSESSLTGANRGGVSAPAAARAGETITVTVGAQDAGSTVRVWLYSTPTVIGTVVVAADGTVRVTIPADTAPGAHRLAVTAADGSLVGWTTITITGDGQLAFTGADGLGAGALIAFLLLAAGGVLIVRRRRTAAE from the coding sequence ATGCGCGTTCCTGCCCTGCGCCCGCCGACCATGCGCCCGTCGACGCTGCGCCCGTCGACCCTGCGCGCCACCGCGGCACTCGTGGCCGCGCTCATCGCCGCCGCCGGCATCGGCGTTGCCAGCCCCGCCGTCGCGGCCGTCGGTGCGGACGACCCCTCGGTCGGCGCCGCCGCCGCGAACGGCCTGGTGGTCAACGAGGTCGAGTCCAACGGCGACGACACCGACTGGGTCGAGCTGGCGAACACCTCCGCCGCGGCGATCGACCTGTCCGGCTACGCGTTCCTCGACGACGACGGCAAGCACGAGGCGTACGTCCTGCCGAGCGGGTCGACCATCGCGGCCGGCGGGTACTTCGTCATCGACGGGCTGTCGGCCACCGCGCCGGGGTTCGACTTCGGCCTGGGCGGCAAGGACACCGTCCGCGTGTACGACACCGCCGGCGACCTGGTGCTCCGGTACTCCTGGACCGCGCACGCCGCCGTCACCTGGGGGCGCTGCCCGGACGGCACCGGGCCGCTCGTCGACACGACGGCCTCGACGAAGGGTGCGCCGAACGACTGCTCGTCGCCGGTCCGCATCAACGAGGTCGAGTCGCAGGGCGGCACCCCGGGCGACTGGGTGGAGCTGACGAACGTCGGCACCACGACCGTCGACCTCGGCGGGTACGTGCTGCGTGACAGCGAGGACGACCACACCTACGCGATCCCCGCCGGCACGACGGTCGCGCCGGGCGGGTTCACGGTGCTCGACGAGGCCGACTTCGTGTTCGGCCTCGGCAAGGCGGACGCGGTGCGGCTCGCCGACCCCGCGGGGGCGATCGCCGACGAGTACCGCTGGTCGGAGCACGCCGCGACGACGTACGGCCGCAACCCGGACGGCACCGGCGAGTTCGCCGTCACCGCCGAGCCGACGAAGGGCGCGGCGAACCGGTTCGCCGGCGTCGTCACCGCCGAGGCCTGGCCCGGCGGCCCGGACGAGACGGTGCTCGACGACGAGGACACGTTCTCGGGTGACCTGAGCGGTCTCGACTGGACGACCTCGAGCACCTCGGGCGACGGGCAGCTCTGGGCCGTGCAGAACGGCGACGGGCTGCTCTACCACCTGGCCTCGGATGGCGAGGGCGGCTGGGCACCGACCAACACGGCGGGTACCGACCTGCGCTACGCCGACGGCACCGGGACCCCGGACGCCGAGGGCGTCACGGTCACCGCCGACGACCCGGGTGCCGTGTACGTCTCGACCGAGCGCGACAACGACGTGTCGTCGACGAGCCGACCGGCCGTGCTCCGCTACGCCACGACGGACGGCGCCGAGACCGTGCTGCGCGCCACCGACGAGTGGGACCTGGCTGCGGACTTCCCGGGGCTCGGCGCGAACGCCGGCCTGGAGGGCGTGACCTGGGTCCCGGACGCGTGGCTGACCGAGCACGCGTTCACCGACGAGCACACCGGCGCGGCCTACGCCCCGGCGACCTACCCGGGACACGGCGAGGGGCTCTTCTTCGTCGGGGTCGAGGGGACGGCGAGCGTGTACGCCTACGCCCTGATGGAGGACGGCGCCTTCCAACGCGTGGCCACGATCGCGACGCCGTTCGCGGTGGTCGCGGACGTGCAGTTCGACCCGACGGTCGACGCCCTGTGGGTGGTCTGCGACGAGGTCTGCTCCGGCCGCACGGCACTGTTCGCGGTGACCGACGGCGCCTTCGCCGCGACCACCCTGTACGAGGCCCCGGCGGACGCGGACCGGACGCTCGCGAACGAGGGCTTCGCGATCTCGGGGGTCTGCACGGACCGCGGTCGGGCGACGTTCTACGCCGACGACAACGACACGGACGGCTTCTCGCTCCGCACCGGGACGTACCCGTGCGAGGGCGGCACGGAGCCGACGCCGGAGCCCACGCCGGACCCGACGCCCGGCCCGGGCACGGACCCGACGCCCGGCCCGGGTACGGACCCGACGCCCGGCCCGGGTACGGACCCGACGCCCGGCCCGGGTACGGACCCGACGCCTGTGCCGACGCCGGAGCCCACGCCTGGCCCTGGTGTCGACCCGACCCCTGGTCCGGGTGTGGACCCGACCCCTGCTCCGACGCCGGTGCCGCCGGTGGACGGGATCACGCCGCCGGTGGTGCCGGTGGCGCCGTCGGAGTCGTCGTTGACGGGTGCGAACCGTGGTGGTGTGTCCGCGCCGGCGGCGGCTCGTGCGGGGGAGACGATCACGGTGACGGTCGGCGCGCAGGACGCCGGTTCGACGGTGCGGGTGTGGTTGTACTCGACGCCGACGGTGATCGGCACGGTCGTGGTCGCGGCGGACGGCACGGTGCGGGTGACGATCCCGGCGGACACCGCGCCGGGGGCGCACCGGCTCGCGGTGACGGCGGCGGACGGCAGCCTGGTCGGGTGGACGACGATCACGATCACCGGTGACGGCCAGCTCGCGTTCACCGGTGCCGACGGCCTCGGCGCGGGTGCGCTCATCGCGTTCCTGCTCCTCGCCGCGGGCGGAGTGCTCATCGTCCGTCGCCGCCGCACGGCCGCGGAGTAG
- a CDS encoding histidine phosphatase family protein, whose amino-acid sequence MAVTEIWLVRHGESLANVAAERAERAGADVIEVEYRDADVPLSPLGEQQSRALGRELADRGVDDVAAALWVSPYLRAQQTIGIALAAGGVAEPTKRVDERLRDRELGVLDLLTLTGVRNRHPDEERRRQWLGKYYHRPAGGESWVDVMARLRSLLVDVDRLDGADRLVLAAHDAVVMLMVAVCLDLDEPALMDFAGDHTVANASLTRLRRDGVGQPWTLEEFSAVEHLDETEVTEHSGRKDDVRVR is encoded by the coding sequence ATGGCTGTCACCGAGATCTGGCTCGTCCGACACGGGGAATCCCTCGCCAACGTCGCCGCCGAGCGTGCCGAGCGCGCGGGCGCCGACGTGATCGAGGTCGAGTACCGCGACGCCGACGTCCCGCTCAGCCCGCTCGGGGAGCAGCAGTCCCGGGCACTCGGCCGCGAACTCGCCGACCGCGGCGTGGACGACGTGGCCGCAGCGCTGTGGGTCTCGCCGTACCTCCGCGCGCAGCAGACCATCGGGATCGCGCTCGCCGCCGGCGGCGTCGCCGAACCGACGAAGCGGGTGGACGAGCGACTGCGTGACCGGGAACTCGGCGTCCTCGACCTGCTCACCCTGACCGGGGTGCGGAACCGCCACCCCGACGAGGAACGCCGGCGACAGTGGCTCGGCAAGTACTACCACCGGCCAGCGGGCGGTGAGTCGTGGGTCGACGTGATGGCACGGTTGCGGAGCCTGCTCGTCGACGTCGACCGGCTCGACGGAGCCGACCGGCTGGTCCTCGCCGCTCACGACGCCGTGGTCATGCTCATGGTCGCGGTCTGCCTCGACCTCGACGAACCGGCCCTCATGGACTTCGCCGGCGACCACACCGTGGCGAACGCCTCGCTCACCCGGCTGCGGCGCGACGGTGTCGGGCAGCCCTGGACGCTCGAGGAGTTCTCGGCCGTCGAGCACCTCGACGAGACCGAGGTCACCGAGCACAGCGGCCGGAAGGACGACGTCCGTGTCCGCTGA
- a CDS encoding PhzF family phenazine biosynthesis isomerase has translation MGIEILRYTAFAAEPGGGNPAGLVLDAAALSDDEMLAIARQVGYPETAFVVGATATGPRVRYFSPGAEVPFCGHATVALGVAIAEREGVRTRVFTTAAGPVSLDATTGADGTVQVAMTSVEPDSRAVDPGRLTRLLDLLGLVPGDVAEGFPVLESFAGNWHPVVVLHDRELFHQFRFDPAPLAALKQESGWHGTVTVLHRTGEREYEARNLFPVGRITEDPATGSAAAATGAYLREVGAVAAGDRVTIRQGRHVGRPSVLLVDVPASGGITVTGTATPIE, from the coding sequence ATGGGCATCGAGATCCTCCGGTACACCGCGTTCGCCGCCGAGCCGGGCGGCGGCAACCCGGCCGGTCTCGTGCTCGACGCGGCCGCGCTGTCCGACGACGAGATGCTCGCGATCGCCCGGCAGGTCGGCTACCCCGAGACCGCGTTCGTCGTCGGTGCCACCGCCACCGGCCCGCGCGTCCGCTACTTCTCGCCGGGCGCCGAGGTGCCGTTCTGCGGCCACGCCACCGTCGCGCTCGGGGTCGCGATCGCCGAGCGCGAGGGCGTCCGCACCCGGGTCTTCACCACCGCGGCCGGTCCGGTGTCGCTCGACGCCACGACCGGGGCGGACGGCACGGTGCAGGTGGCGATGACGAGCGTCGAGCCGGACTCCCGGGCCGTCGACCCCGGCCGGCTGACCCGACTGCTCGACCTGCTCGGACTCGTACCCGGCGACGTCGCCGAGGGGTTCCCGGTGCTCGAGTCGTTCGCGGGCAACTGGCACCCGGTGGTGGTGCTGCACGACCGCGAGCTGTTCCACCAGTTCCGGTTCGACCCGGCCCCGCTCGCCGCGCTCAAGCAGGAGAGCGGCTGGCACGGCACGGTGACCGTGCTGCACCGGACCGGCGAGCGCGAGTACGAGGCGCGGAACCTGTTCCCGGTCGGGCGCATCACCGAGGACCCCGCGACCGGTTCCGCCGCAGCGGCGACGGGCGCGTACCTGCGCGAGGTCGGCGCCGTCGCGGCGGGGGACCGCGTCACCATCCGGCAGGGCCGGCACGTCGGGCGCCCGAGCGTGCTGCTCGTCGACGTCCCGGCGTCCGGCGGCATCACGGTCACGGGCACGGCGACGCCGATCGAGTGA